Proteins encoded by one window of Vitis riparia cultivar Riparia Gloire de Montpellier isolate 1030 chromosome 11, EGFV_Vit.rip_1.0, whole genome shotgun sequence:
- the LOC117925618 gene encoding lycopene epsilon cyclase, chloroplastic isoform X1, which yields MECLGAPNFAAMAVSTSAPWRSRRRRMRPENACFNHRDSCYLPSVRVRASAGSESCVVVKEGFADKEDYIKAGGSELLFVQMQQNKAMDEQSKLADKLPQISIEDGTLDLVVIGCGPAGLALAAESAKLGLSVGLIGPDLPFTNNYGVWEDEFKDLGLGRCIERVWRDTIVYLDDGDPILIGRAYGRVNRHLLHEELLKRCVESGVSYLSSKVERITEASNGHSLVVCERDIVIPCRLATVASGAASGKLLQYEVGGPRVSVQTAYGVEVEVENNPYDPSLMVFMDYRDHIKQKVQCLEVQYPTFLYVMPMSPTRVFFEETCLASKDAMPFDLLKKKLMSRLETMGIRIIRTYEEEWSYIPVGGSLPNTEQKNLAFGAAASMVHPATGYSVVRSLSEAPKYASVIANILKRSHSKDIFTRGRSTGNISMKAWNTLWPQERKRQRSFFLFGLALILELDIEGIRAFFHTFFRLPNWMWQGFLGSTLSSADLILFAFYMFILAPNQMRMCLIKHLLSDPTGATMLRTYLTV from the exons ATGGAGTGTCTCGGAGCTCCGAACTTTGCGGCAATGGCGGTCTCTACCAGTGCCCCGTGGAGGTCGAGAAGGAGGAGAATGAGGCCTGAGAACGCTTGTTTTAATCATCGGGACAGTTGTTATCTGCCGTCCGTGCGAGTGAGGGCTAGTGCTGGGAGCGAGAGTTGTGTGGTTGTTAAGGAAGGTTTTGCGGATAAGGAGGACTACATCAAGGCCGGTGGATCGGAGCTTCTTTTTGTGCAAATGCAGCAGAACAAGGCCATGGATGAACAGTCAAAGCTAGCCGACAAG TTACCGCAGATATCAATTGAAGATGGTACACTGGATTTAGTGGTGATTGGTTGTGGCCCAGCTGGTCTCGCTTTGGCTGCGGAATCAGCAAAGTTAGGATTGAGTGTTGGGCTTATTGGTCCAGATCTTCCTTTCACAAATAATTATGGCGTATGGGAGGATGAATTTAAAG ATCTTGGCCTTGGGAGGTGCATTGAGCGTGTTTGGCGGGATACCATTGTATATCTTGATGATGGTGATCCAATTTTGATTGGTCGTGCTTATGGACGAGTCAATCGACATTTGCTCCATGAGGAACTGTTGAAAAG GTGTGTCGAGTCAGGTGTTTCATATCTTAGCTCAAAAGTAGAAAGGATTACAGAAGCTTCCAATGGTCATAGTCTTGTAGTTTGTGAACGTGATATTGTTATCCCCTGCAG GCTTGCTACTGTTGCATCTGGGGCTGCTTCAGGGAAACTCTTACAGTATGAGGTGGGTGGTCCCAGGGTTTCTGTCCAAACAGCTTATGGGGTGGAGGTTGAG GTGGAAAACAATCCATATGATCCAAGTCTGATGGTTTTCATGGACTACAGAGACCACATTAAACAAAAAGTTCAATGTTTAGAAGTGCAATATCCAACATTTCTCTATGTCATGCCCATGTCACCAACAAGAGTCTTCTTTGAG GAAACTTGTTTGGCTTCAAAAGATGCTATGCCTTTTGATCTACTAAAGAAAAAGCTCATGTCAAGGCTAGAGACAATGGGAATACGAATTATAAGAACTTATGAAGAG GAATGGTCTTATATCCCTGTTGGTGGATCCTTACCAAATACAGAGCAAAAAAACCTTGCATTTGGTGCTGCTGCTAGCATGGTACATCCAGCCACAG GCTACTCAGTTGTAAGATCATTGTCAGAGGCTCCAAAATATGCTTCTGTAATTGCAAATATTTTGAAGCGGAGTCATTCTAAGGACATTTTTACTCGTGGAAGAAGTACTGGAAATATCTCAATGAAAG CTTGGAATACCCTTTGGCCACAAGAAAGGAAACGACAGAGATCATTCTTTCTCTTTGGTTTAGCACTCATTCTCGAGCTGGATATTGAGGGCATTAGGGCATTCTTTCATACTTTCTTCCGCCTACCCAATTG GATGTGGCAGGGATTTCTTGGCTCCACTCTCTCCTCAGCTGATCTCATCTTATTTGCCTTCTATATGTTTATATTAGCACCAAACCAAATGAGAATGTGCCTTATCAAACATCTACTATCTGACCCTACTGGAGCAACCATGCTAAGAACATATCTTACTGTATAG
- the LOC117925618 gene encoding lycopene epsilon cyclase, chloroplastic isoform X2: protein MECLGAPNFAAMAVSTSAPWRSRRRRMRPENACFNHRDSCYLPSVRVRASAGSESCVVVKEGFADKEDYIKAGGSELLFVQMQQNKAMDEQSKLADKLPQISIEDGTLDLVVIGCGPAGLALAAESAKLGLSVGLIGPDLPFTNNYGVWEDEFKDLGLGRCIERVWRDTIVYLDDGDPILIGRAYGRVNRHLLHEELLKRLATVASGAASGKLLQYEVGGPRVSVQTAYGVEVEVENNPYDPSLMVFMDYRDHIKQKVQCLEVQYPTFLYVMPMSPTRVFFEETCLASKDAMPFDLLKKKLMSRLETMGIRIIRTYEEEWSYIPVGGSLPNTEQKNLAFGAAASMVHPATGYSVVRSLSEAPKYASVIANILKRSHSKDIFTRGRSTGNISMKAWNTLWPQERKRQRSFFLFGLALILELDIEGIRAFFHTFFRLPNWMWQGFLGSTLSSADLILFAFYMFILAPNQMRMCLIKHLLSDPTGATMLRTYLTV, encoded by the exons ATGGAGTGTCTCGGAGCTCCGAACTTTGCGGCAATGGCGGTCTCTACCAGTGCCCCGTGGAGGTCGAGAAGGAGGAGAATGAGGCCTGAGAACGCTTGTTTTAATCATCGGGACAGTTGTTATCTGCCGTCCGTGCGAGTGAGGGCTAGTGCTGGGAGCGAGAGTTGTGTGGTTGTTAAGGAAGGTTTTGCGGATAAGGAGGACTACATCAAGGCCGGTGGATCGGAGCTTCTTTTTGTGCAAATGCAGCAGAACAAGGCCATGGATGAACAGTCAAAGCTAGCCGACAAG TTACCGCAGATATCAATTGAAGATGGTACACTGGATTTAGTGGTGATTGGTTGTGGCCCAGCTGGTCTCGCTTTGGCTGCGGAATCAGCAAAGTTAGGATTGAGTGTTGGGCTTATTGGTCCAGATCTTCCTTTCACAAATAATTATGGCGTATGGGAGGATGAATTTAAAG ATCTTGGCCTTGGGAGGTGCATTGAGCGTGTTTGGCGGGATACCATTGTATATCTTGATGATGGTGATCCAATTTTGATTGGTCGTGCTTATGGACGAGTCAATCGACATTTGCTCCATGAGGAACTGTTGAAAAG GCTTGCTACTGTTGCATCTGGGGCTGCTTCAGGGAAACTCTTACAGTATGAGGTGGGTGGTCCCAGGGTTTCTGTCCAAACAGCTTATGGGGTGGAGGTTGAG GTGGAAAACAATCCATATGATCCAAGTCTGATGGTTTTCATGGACTACAGAGACCACATTAAACAAAAAGTTCAATGTTTAGAAGTGCAATATCCAACATTTCTCTATGTCATGCCCATGTCACCAACAAGAGTCTTCTTTGAG GAAACTTGTTTGGCTTCAAAAGATGCTATGCCTTTTGATCTACTAAAGAAAAAGCTCATGTCAAGGCTAGAGACAATGGGAATACGAATTATAAGAACTTATGAAGAG GAATGGTCTTATATCCCTGTTGGTGGATCCTTACCAAATACAGAGCAAAAAAACCTTGCATTTGGTGCTGCTGCTAGCATGGTACATCCAGCCACAG GCTACTCAGTTGTAAGATCATTGTCAGAGGCTCCAAAATATGCTTCTGTAATTGCAAATATTTTGAAGCGGAGTCATTCTAAGGACATTTTTACTCGTGGAAGAAGTACTGGAAATATCTCAATGAAAG CTTGGAATACCCTTTGGCCACAAGAAAGGAAACGACAGAGATCATTCTTTCTCTTTGGTTTAGCACTCATTCTCGAGCTGGATATTGAGGGCATTAGGGCATTCTTTCATACTTTCTTCCGCCTACCCAATTG GATGTGGCAGGGATTTCTTGGCTCCACTCTCTCCTCAGCTGATCTCATCTTATTTGCCTTCTATATGTTTATATTAGCACCAAACCAAATGAGAATGTGCCTTATCAAACATCTACTATCTGACCCTACTGGAGCAACCATGCTAAGAACATATCTTACTGTATAG